From a single Flavobacteriales bacterium genomic region:
- a CDS encoding response regulator transcription factor, whose product MLVRTLLADHSELSLIGLQSIFADVPRIEVVGVARDPIELQAQIVRLKPHIVLLDHTAEGFGPQAIREGRKRSRSTLFVSITTDPSAFALMGAIRAGVTSYIKKDCDIDEIINAVLQTADGDKFFCGKILETLRKSSFDMEQFLTEPLSCTPVTLSDRECEVISLIAEGQSYTRIAEALHLSAHTITTHRRNIMQKLGVNNTAAVVMYAVKNGLVSQNKFLFNKLG is encoded by the coding sequence ATGTTGGTAAGAACGCTTCTAGCGGATCATAGTGAGTTATCGTTAATAGGGCTACAGAGCATATTTGCGGATGTGCCTCGGATCGAAGTGGTTGGTGTTGCAAGGGATCCAATTGAGCTACAGGCGCAGATCGTGCGTTTGAAACCGCATATCGTATTATTGGACCACACGGCTGAAGGATTCGGGCCACAAGCAATACGCGAAGGAAGAAAACGCTCACGTTCCACCCTATTCGTGTCGATCACCACCGATCCATCAGCATTTGCTTTGATGGGGGCTATACGCGCAGGAGTAACGAGTTACATTAAGAAGGATTGCGATATTGATGAGATCATCAATGCGGTATTGCAAACTGCGGATGGGGATAAGTTCTTTTGTGGAAAGATCCTGGAAACGTTGCGAAAGTCCAGCTTCGATATGGAACAATTCCTCACCGAACCCTTATCGTGCACCCCGGTTACGCTGAGTGACCGCGAATGTGAAGTAATATCATTGATCGCAGAAGGCCAGAGCTATACGCGTATTGCCGAGGCATTACATTTGAGTGCACATACGATCACAACGCACAGACGGAACATCATGCAGAAGTTGGGGGTGAATAACACCGCAGCTGTCGTTATGTATGCTGTGAAGAACGGCTTGGTAAGTCAGAATAAGTTCTTGTTCAATAAGTTGGGTTGA
- a CDS encoding imidazolonepropionase, with the protein MHRLLITNAKALVGTHPYGTEIVAGAAMASLPQVENGWLLAEDGLISAFGEMANLPKDHGANEVIDANGGYVLPGWCDSHTHTVFAAPREEEFVDKIKGRTYQEIAAKGGGILNSAKKLRAMDGDTLFDQAKVRLQEMMKHGTVAVEIKSGYGLTAESELKMLRVARKLGDALPLQVRTTLLAAHAVPPEFADDRSAYIDLIVNELIPQVKRENLADYVDTFCETNYFTVAEMERILIAGAHHGLPGKVHVNQFTSIGGIQAAVAHKARSVDHLEIMEESDIDALVGDGSTSSAAEKTIPTLLPSCSFFLRIPYGPARQLIDRGLPVALATDFNPGTTPSGNMNLVLSLACIQLRMLPEEAINAMTLNSAAAMGLVKELGSIAIGKRASLIITRPVPSLAYLPYAFGSNHIQTVIIDGTPV; encoded by the coding sequence ATGCATCGCCTATTGATCACCAACGCCAAGGCCCTAGTAGGCACCCATCCATATGGAACTGAGATAGTTGCGGGTGCTGCTATGGCTAGTTTGCCGCAGGTGGAAAATGGCTGGTTACTCGCCGAGGATGGCCTTATCTCGGCGTTCGGCGAAATGGCCAACTTGCCTAAAGATCACGGCGCAAATGAAGTGATCGATGCTAACGGCGGGTATGTTCTACCCGGTTGGTGCGATTCGCATACCCATACTGTTTTCGCAGCGCCCCGCGAAGAGGAGTTCGTGGATAAGATCAAAGGTCGTACCTACCAAGAGATAGCTGCAAAAGGCGGTGGGATCCTGAACAGCGCCAAGAAGTTGCGGGCGATGGACGGAGACACGCTATTCGATCAAGCGAAGGTCCGTTTGCAGGAAATGATGAAACATGGCACTGTGGCCGTGGAGATCAAGAGCGGGTATGGCCTCACTGCCGAAAGTGAACTAAAGATGCTTCGCGTTGCACGCAAACTCGGTGATGCCTTGCCTTTGCAAGTACGTACTACGCTACTTGCCGCGCATGCAGTGCCTCCTGAATTTGCAGATGACCGCAGTGCATACATCGACCTTATTGTGAACGAATTGATTCCGCAGGTGAAGCGTGAAAACCTCGCGGACTACGTGGATACCTTCTGCGAGACGAATTACTTCACCGTTGCCGAAATGGAACGGATCCTCATTGCTGGCGCACACCATGGTCTACCGGGAAAAGTACATGTGAACCAATTCACAAGTATTGGAGGAATTCAAGCGGCTGTTGCGCACAAAGCACGGAGCGTGGATCATCTGGAAATAATGGAAGAATCGGATATCGATGCATTGGTCGGGGATGGTAGCACTTCGAGCGCAGCCGAGAAGACCATTCCAACCTTACTTCCGAGCTGCTCGTTCTTTTTGAGGATCCCGTATGGCCCTGCAAGACAACTCATCGATCGCGGTCTTCCGGTCGCGTTGGCAACTGACTTCAATCCCGGTACTACGCCAAGTGGAAATATGAATCTGGTACTTTCACTTGCCTGTATCCAATTGCGCATGCTGCCCGAGGAAGCAATCAATGCCATGACCTTGAACAGTGCTGCTGCCATGGGTCTGGTGAAGGAGCTGGGTAGCATTGCGATCGGTAAACGCGCAAGTCTTATCATTACCCGCCCGGTGCCTTCGCTGGCCTACTTACCCTATGCATTCGGGAGCAACCATATCCAAACCGTGATCATCGATGGAACACCCGTCTGA
- the aroC gene encoding chorismate synthase: MPGNTVGILFNLTTFGESHGVAIGGVIDGCPAGLDLNVEAIQAELDRRRPGSTPLGTTRKEGDEVEILSGVMEGMTLGTPIGFLIRNKDANSSDYDQLKEVYRPSHADRTWEQKYGIRDHRGGGRSSARETACRVVAGAIARQFLSKQGIKVSAYVSAVGEVRLDRVYSDMDLDSIWTNSARCPDADTAKSMTKLIEKVRADGDSIGGVISCVVRGVPAGLGEPVFDKLEADLAKAMLSINATKGFQIGSGFGATYLLGSQHNDPYTVTQAGGIKTASNRSGGTQGGISNGEDILFDVAFKPPATIAQAQQTVNVKGEPVILEAKGRHDPCVVPRAVPIVEAMACLVLMDHLLRQRSARI; the protein is encoded by the coding sequence ATGCCCGGAAATACCGTTGGAATTCTTTTCAATCTAACCACATTCGGAGAAAGCCATGGCGTTGCTATTGGTGGTGTTATTGACGGTTGCCCTGCGGGTCTAGATCTGAACGTGGAAGCCATACAAGCAGAATTGGACCGAAGAAGACCTGGCAGCACGCCTTTAGGTACAACTCGGAAGGAAGGCGATGAAGTCGAGATCCTGAGTGGCGTAATGGAAGGTATGACATTAGGTACGCCCATTGGCTTCTTGATCCGCAATAAGGATGCGAATAGCTCTGATTATGACCAATTGAAAGAGGTATATCGCCCAAGCCATGCAGACCGGACGTGGGAACAGAAATACGGCATTCGTGATCACAGGGGTGGAGGGCGGAGCAGCGCGCGTGAAACAGCATGCAGAGTAGTGGCCGGGGCCATAGCGCGCCAATTCTTGTCCAAGCAAGGAATAAAAGTAAGCGCGTATGTAAGTGCCGTTGGAGAGGTACGGTTGGATCGGGTATATAGCGACATGGACCTGGATAGCATCTGGACCAATTCAGCAAGATGTCCTGATGCGGACACTGCGAAAAGCATGACCAAATTGATCGAAAAGGTCCGTGCCGATGGTGATTCGATCGGAGGCGTGATCTCATGTGTTGTACGTGGAGTACCTGCGGGGCTGGGCGAACCTGTTTTCGATAAGTTGGAAGCTGATCTTGCAAAGGCGATGCTTTCGATCAATGCCACCAAAGGGTTTCAGATCGGCAGCGGCTTCGGAGCGACATACTTACTAGGCTCACAGCACAACGATCCATACACGGTCACGCAAGCGGGAGGGATCAAGACTGCGAGCAACCGAAGCGGTGGAACACAAGGTGGGATCAGCAATGGCGAGGATATTCTGTTCGATGTGGCCTTTAAGCCGCCCGCCACCATAGCACAAGCGCAGCAAACAGTGAATGTAAAAGGCGAACCGGTGATCCTAGAAGCAAAAGGCCGCCATGATCCATGTGTGGTGCCAAGGGCTGTACCTATTGTGGAAGCTATGGCCTGTTTGGTTCTGATGGATCATCTTTTAAGACAACGATCAGCTCGAATATGA
- a CDS encoding T9SS type A sorting domain-containing protein, translated as MIRNCCVAILASISSLSGYSQCSEDATNKVLLVGDSWAFFMGVDQTINTVLERWGHSDARYLTNLTIAENGAETDDFLTAEKQDEIEARLIAEPSIKVVHLSIGGNDVLGDWNVEMTTQQTDSLEASVRARLVQVIDFILNVRPDVHVLWSGYMYPNFEEVIESFAPLQTLHPFYGTWEDMGFPSFEQINNVMINFSAGIEAYTDTMPRVHFVNSPGFLQYTFGQESNLGVAPGGTYDQFTAPLPNGFPTYPSPISSMRDYGLTRDCFHLSAGGYRDMIDLHTREFYHKFLMDDLYLLAGTGSENGSVSSTGTISNTLQLGLNGTEEFATALTFNTTVMDMQPVEKASIFLRRDSLTGANPIGSTLHVKAKHGVLGTTMNVEAVDYIAVADAEVDACRFGSNDGNGRWIRIDLPEEMLPFISQTDITQFVISSTATSQGSVYFTDGTDPELAPVLNIKYGEISTSIASTNTDTEQVLFPNPTNGMITVNAEHVQTLRVMDMLGRTVLFQKNNVSTLDLSSLPNGCYSVLVQSDPGNSVHRVVKQ; from the coding sequence ATGATACGTAATTGCTGCGTTGCTATTCTTGCTTCCATCTCTTCACTTTCCGGCTACTCACAATGTTCCGAAGATGCCACTAATAAAGTATTGCTCGTTGGCGACAGTTGGGCCTTTTTCATGGGTGTGGACCAAACCATAAATACCGTCCTTGAGCGCTGGGGGCACTCGGATGCACGATATCTGACCAACCTGACCATCGCTGAGAACGGTGCTGAAACAGATGATTTTCTGACCGCTGAAAAACAGGACGAGATCGAAGCGCGTTTGATAGCTGAACCTTCGATCAAAGTGGTACATCTGAGCATTGGTGGTAACGATGTTCTGGGCGATTGGAACGTTGAAATGACCACCCAACAAACCGATTCCTTGGAAGCATCCGTTCGAGCGCGTTTAGTTCAAGTGATCGACTTCATCCTGAACGTGAGGCCCGATGTTCATGTGCTTTGGAGCGGCTACATGTACCCGAATTTCGAAGAAGTGATCGAGAGCTTTGCACCGCTTCAAACGCTGCACCCGTTCTATGGTACGTGGGAAGACATGGGTTTTCCTTCGTTCGAGCAGATCAATAATGTAATGATCAATTTTTCTGCGGGTATTGAGGCTTACACTGATACCATGCCACGCGTACATTTTGTGAATTCGCCGGGTTTCTTGCAATACACCTTCGGACAAGAAAGTAACTTGGGAGTGGCTCCCGGTGGTACGTACGACCAGTTCACTGCTCCTTTACCGAATGGATTTCCTACTTATCCTTCACCCATAAGCTCCATGCGTGACTATGGATTAACGCGTGATTGTTTTCACCTTTCTGCTGGCGGCTACCGTGATATGATCGATCTGCACACCCGTGAGTTCTACCACAAATTCTTGATGGATGACCTATACCTGCTCGCTGGAACGGGTTCCGAGAATGGCTCGGTTTCTAGCACAGGCACGATCTCGAACACATTACAACTAGGACTGAACGGAACCGAAGAATTCGCTACCGCGCTTACCTTCAATACGACGGTGATGGATATGCAACCGGTTGAAAAAGCAAGTATTTTTCTTCGTCGTGATAGTTTGACCGGTGCCAACCCGATTGGATCTACGCTACACGTAAAGGCGAAGCACGGTGTTCTTGGTACAACAATGAATGTTGAAGCCGTTGACTATATAGCTGTTGCAGATGCAGAAGTTGATGCCTGTCGTTTTGGTAGCAACGATGGCAACGGCCGTTGGATCCGTATCGACCTTCCGGAAGAAATGCTCCCCTTTATCTCGCAGACGGATATCACTCAATTTGTAATTTCTAGCACTGCTACGTCTCAAGGATCAGTCTATTTCACGGATGGAACCGATCCTGAACTGGCTCCTGTTCTGAACATTAAATACGGCGAGATTTCGACGTCCATTGCTTCGACGAACACGGACACTGAACAGGTACTATTTCCGAACCCCACGAACGGGATGATCACTGTAAATGCCGAACATGTTCAAACGCTTCGCGTTATGGATATGCTCGGAAGAACGGTGCTTTTCCAAAAGAACAATGTTTCTACACTTGACCTTTCGTCACTCCCAAATGGTTGCTATTCCGTATTGGTGCAGTCGGATCCTGGGAACTCAGTGCATCGGGTCGTAAAACAGTAA
- a CDS encoding dicarboxylate/amino acid:cation symporter, with the protein MTAAEKKKGISLPVKIIIGLISGTAWAVLSSIMGWSHFTLDWIAPFGDIFINLLKLIAIPLVLFSIISGVSGLSDITKLGRTGLGMMSLYLATTFIAVSVGLVLVNIIQPGKMANDDARLRNRITYELWVNNTTSVDKPKDGRCLSCDPANAAVVAEVMAAHDETATDDWLTGKVELARNTKQEGPLQFLVDMVPSNIFLSFNDALMLQVIFFAIFFGVVLLMIPGASAAPVIALMNGLNDVFMTMVDVVMKAAPWFVFALMAGVVSRIAGNDLGAVIELFKSLAGYSITVILGLAIVVFVIYPTLMTLLMRRNIFLRFLKAISPAQLLAFSTSSSAATLPVTLECVEENIGVSKSTASFVLPIGATVNMDGTSLYQAVAVVFLAQFHMVDLTFIQQVSIVLTATLASIGAAAVPSAGLITLFVVLTSLGLDPAWIAIILPVDRILDMCRTVVNVTGDATCCSVVAHWQGEKLFNDQV; encoded by the coding sequence ATGACCGCAGCAGAAAAGAAGAAAGGAATATCGCTACCGGTCAAGATCATTATTGGCCTCATTTCAGGTACGGCTTGGGCGGTATTGTCCAGCATTATGGGTTGGAGCCATTTCACGTTGGATTGGATCGCTCCGTTCGGTGATATCTTCATCAATCTGCTGAAACTGATCGCGATCCCCCTTGTATTGTTCAGCATAATAAGTGGGGTCAGTGGTCTGAGCGACATCACCAAATTGGGGCGGACAGGTCTAGGAATGATGTCGCTTTATCTGGCGACTACGTTCATTGCTGTGAGTGTGGGTCTGGTGTTGGTAAACATCATCCAGCCCGGAAAAATGGCGAACGATGATGCGCGATTACGAAATCGGATCACGTATGAGTTATGGGTGAACAACACGACCAGCGTTGATAAGCCGAAGGATGGCCGCTGTTTGAGTTGCGACCCCGCCAACGCTGCGGTTGTTGCAGAAGTAATGGCGGCCCACGATGAAACAGCTACTGACGATTGGCTGACCGGTAAGGTTGAATTGGCGCGTAACACCAAGCAAGAAGGCCCTTTGCAATTTCTTGTGGACATGGTGCCAAGCAACATTTTCCTCAGTTTCAACGATGCGTTGATGTTGCAGGTGATCTTCTTCGCGATCTTCTTCGGTGTGGTCCTTCTGATGATCCCCGGTGCAAGTGCCGCACCTGTGATCGCGCTGATGAATGGATTGAACGATGTATTCATGACCATGGTCGATGTGGTCATGAAGGCTGCACCTTGGTTCGTGTTCGCGCTGATGGCCGGGGTGGTTTCCCGCATAGCAGGGAACGACCTTGGTGCGGTAATTGAATTGTTCAAATCGCTGGCCGGATATAGCATCACGGTTATTCTGGGGTTGGCGATAGTGGTATTCGTTATCTATCCTACGCTCATGACCCTGTTGATGCGTCGCAATATATTCCTGCGGTTCCTAAAGGCCATCAGTCCTGCACAGTTATTGGCGTTCAGTACGAGTAGCAGCGCTGCCACGTTACCCGTTACGTTGGAATGTGTGGAAGAGAATATCGGAGTAAGCAAAAGCACCGCGAGCTTTGTGTTGCCGATCGGTGCCACGGTGAACATGGACGGCACCAGTTTGTACCAGGCGGTAGCGGTCGTGTTCCTGGCTCAGTTCCACATGGTGGATCTAACGTTCATCCAACAAGTAAGCATTGTACTCACAGCAACGTTGGCCAGCATTGGGGCTGCCGCCGTTCCAAGCGCAGGCTTGATCACACTGTTCGTGGTACTGACCTCATTAGGGCTGGATCCCGCATGGATCGCGATCATACTGCCCGTTGATCGTATCCTGGATATGTGCCGCACCGTCGTGAACGTTACCGGTGACGCTACCTGTTGTAGTGTGGTGGCCCATTGGCAAGGCGAAAAACTGTTCAACGATCAAGTGTGA
- a CDS encoding ribonuclease Z — translation MSTPRFDVTTLGTGAALPARGRYPTAQLLNIHEALYLVDCGEGTQERLRSAGINMQRIGHIFISHLHGDHYLGLMGLISSMHLMGRQAELHVYAAIELKEIIELQMRVSGTYLRFSLEFHPIVAESGTVILENVQVSVSTLALKHRIPCVGFVFRESLRPRSLRKERVDEIPHYMRSSIKQGADLELPDGSMILNTELTEDPPPPRSYAYCSDTAYEPALIPFLRGVDLLYHEATFTSPFAARAKETMHSTAAQAAQVAKEAGVGQLLLGHFSSRYKSAGPLLQEAIQIFPNTLLSYESATFPV, via the coding sequence ATGTCCACCCCACGATTCGATGTGACCACGTTAGGAACAGGAGCTGCCTTACCGGCAAGGGGGCGCTATCCCACGGCGCAATTGCTGAACATCCATGAGGCATTGTACCTAGTGGATTGTGGTGAAGGCACGCAAGAAAGGCTGCGCTCGGCTGGCATCAATATGCAACGCATTGGGCACATTTTCATCAGCCATTTGCACGGGGATCACTACCTCGGCCTAATGGGTCTCATCAGCTCCATGCATCTTATGGGGAGGCAAGCCGAATTGCATGTATACGCCGCCATCGAACTGAAAGAGATCATCGAGCTGCAAATGCGTGTTTCGGGAACCTACTTGCGTTTTTCATTGGAGTTTCACCCGATCGTAGCTGAGAGTGGAACGGTGATCCTGGAAAATGTGCAAGTATCCGTTTCCACATTGGCGTTAAAACATCGCATACCATGTGTAGGCTTCGTGTTCCGCGAATCACTACGGCCTAGAAGCCTGCGGAAGGAGCGCGTTGACGAGATCCCCCATTACATGCGCTCGAGCATAAAACAAGGCGCCGATCTGGAACTTCCGGATGGTTCGATGATACTGAATACCGAACTCACCGAAGACCCGCCACCACCGCGTAGTTATGCATATTGTTCAGATACGGCATACGAACCGGCGTTGATCCCCTTTCTGAGGGGCGTTGACCTCTTGTATCATGAAGCAACCTTCACTTCCCCATTCGCCGCTCGTGCCAAGGAAACGATGCATAGCACAGCTGCTCAAGCCGCTCAAGTGGCCAAGGAGGCCGGAGTAGGGCAATTGCTCCTTGGTCATTTCAGCTCGCGTTATAAAAGTGCAGGGCCACTGCTACAAGAAGCCATTCAGATCTTTCCAAACACCCTGCTTAGCTACGAGAGTGCGACCTTTCCGGTTTGA
- a CDS encoding CPBP family intramembrane metalloprotease, with amino-acid sequence MGITLFGVIVLVFFIVQSGVFINGVIDRSPELREQGFSFSLLNEPLMQERMATLMSNGDLIGHAALWSGLVGLLAILLSVLLWKRSLTSQFLGLRIPSIKQFLIWAGIFVLLGLIIEGLAYLSPVFRSDFMTDILGNTTNMVWLYLGVGIMAPLFEEFLLRGLLFGSVRHLADENIAVAATAGVFTIMHMQYTAAVMLLILPLGVVLGYARAKSGSIWVPVALHMLNNLATVAFP; translated from the coding sequence ATGGGTATCACTCTTTTCGGGGTGATCGTTCTTGTGTTCTTTATTGTGCAATCAGGTGTGTTCATTAACGGGGTCATCGATCGATCACCGGAGCTGCGTGAACAAGGTTTCTCATTCAGCCTGCTCAATGAACCATTGATGCAGGAAAGAATGGCGACCTTAATGTCCAATGGCGACCTCATTGGTCATGCTGCTCTTTGGAGTGGCCTAGTCGGTCTACTGGCGATACTGCTCTCAGTTCTCTTATGGAAACGAAGCCTGACCAGCCAATTCCTCGGACTGCGTATTCCAAGTATCAAACAGTTCCTGATCTGGGCCGGGATCTTCGTTCTACTTGGACTTATCATTGAAGGGTTGGCCTATCTCTCGCCGGTATTCCGGAGTGATTTCATGACTGACATCCTTGGTAACACCACCAATATGGTCTGGCTCTATTTAGGCGTTGGGATCATGGCTCCACTTTTCGAGGAATTCCTTTTAAGAGGATTATTGTTCGGCTCTGTTCGGCATCTTGCAGATGAGAACATAGCGGTAGCTGCAACTGCTGGCGTTTTCACTATCATGCATATGCAGTATACGGCGGCAGTGATGCTGTTGATCTTGCCATTGGGTGTGGTCCTAGGCTATGCCCGTGCGAAGAGCGGTTCAATTTGGGTGCCCGTAGCACTTCATATGTTGAATAATCTGGCGACCGTGGCTTTTCCATAG
- the ftcD gene encoding glutamate formimidoyltransferase, with translation MERRLIECVPNISEGRDQAKIDAIAAVVKTVAGVQLLDVDPGNATNRTVITFVGEPEPVIEAAFLLLKKAQELIDMRKHKGEHPRFGATDVCPLVPISGISMEETAEYARKLAERVGKELSIPVYCYEAAAREEKRKNLANNRSGEYEGLAKKIVDPAWKPDFGPSEFTESVARSGATAIGARNFLVAYNVNLNTTSTRRANAIAFDIREAGRIIHEKDPVTGKPIVDANGEPKKEPGKLKAVKGIGWYIEEYGIAQLSLNLTDITVTPVHIAFDEACKSAAERGIRVTGSELVGLIPKQSLLDAADFFLKRQQRSLGISESEKMKIAIKSLGLDDLRPFDPKKKVIEYMLEEPGAERLVSMDLKKFTEETAGESPAPGGGSVGAYVGALGAALGTMVANLSAHKRGWDDKWDQYSEWAVIGEKHRNELLYLVDEDTRAFDRILAALGLPKGSDAEKAARAKAITEATKGAINTPLRTMEVCVESMALMQAMAETGLPASVSDAGVGAVCARAGAIAGYLNILINCSGLNDADFKTKVLAKAEALRSEAEALEADVMRVTLSKM, from the coding sequence ATGGAACGTAGATTGATCGAGTGTGTACCCAATATCAGTGAAGGAAGAGACCAGGCTAAGATCGATGCGATCGCCGCTGTTGTGAAAACCGTTGCGGGGGTGCAATTATTGGATGTGGATCCTGGGAACGCAACGAACCGGACCGTGATCACTTTTGTTGGGGAACCGGAACCCGTCATCGAAGCGGCTTTTCTTTTGTTGAAGAAAGCACAGGAATTGATCGACATGCGCAAGCATAAGGGAGAGCACCCACGCTTTGGAGCTACGGATGTTTGCCCACTAGTGCCGATCAGTGGTATCTCGATGGAAGAGACCGCAGAATACGCCCGCAAACTGGCTGAACGCGTTGGAAAAGAACTCTCCATTCCTGTGTATTGCTATGAAGCAGCTGCACGTGAGGAGAAACGGAAGAACCTCGCGAACAATCGCAGCGGTGAGTATGAAGGGCTGGCCAAGAAGATCGTGGACCCAGCATGGAAACCGGATTTCGGACCAAGTGAATTCACAGAAAGTGTGGCACGCAGTGGCGCAACTGCTATTGGTGCTCGAAACTTCCTGGTGGCATACAATGTGAATTTGAATACCACCAGCACGCGGCGTGCGAATGCAATTGCCTTCGATATCCGGGAAGCGGGTCGCATTATCCACGAGAAGGATCCCGTAACAGGCAAGCCTATTGTTGATGCCAACGGAGAACCCAAAAAAGAACCCGGTAAATTGAAGGCCGTGAAAGGCATCGGATGGTACATCGAAGAGTACGGCATTGCTCAACTTTCCTTGAATCTGACGGACATTACCGTTACACCGGTGCACATCGCCTTCGATGAAGCTTGCAAGAGCGCGGCAGAAAGAGGGATCCGTGTAACTGGAAGCGAGCTGGTGGGCCTTATCCCAAAACAGTCACTGCTGGATGCCGCCGATTTCTTTTTGAAGCGCCAACAACGAAGCTTGGGCATCTCCGAGAGCGAGAAGATGAAGATCGCGATCAAATCGTTGGGATTGGATGATCTGCGCCCTTTCGATCCGAAGAAAAAAGTGATCGAGTACATGCTGGAGGAACCTGGTGCCGAGCGATTGGTGAGCATGGACCTGAAGAAATTCACGGAGGAGACCGCTGGTGAAAGCCCTGCGCCAGGTGGAGGTTCCGTTGGTGCCTACGTTGGTGCTTTGGGAGCGGCCCTTGGTACTATGGTGGCGAACCTAAGCGCTCACAAACGAGGCTGGGATGATAAGTGGGATCAATACAGTGAGTGGGCAGTGATCGGTGAGAAACACCGCAATGAGCTTTTATACTTGGTGGACGAAGACACGCGCGCTTTCGATCGCATCCTCGCTGCACTTGGGCTACCAAAGGGTTCGGATGCTGAAAAGGCTGCTCGTGCGAAAGCCATAACTGAAGCTACCAAAGGGGCTATAAACACCCCACTACGCACTATGGAGGTGTGCGTTGAAAGCATGGCGTTGATGCAAGCCATGGCCGAGACCGGTCTGCCAGCCAGCGTTAGTGACGCTGGTGTTGGAGCTGTTTGTGCACGTGCCGGGGCCATTGCGGGTTACCTCAACATTCTTATCAATTGCTCAGGGCTGAACGATGCGGATTTCAAAACGAAGGTTTTAGCTAAAGCGGAAGCTTTAAGATCGGAAGCTGAAGCGTTGGAGGCGGATGTCATGCGCGTAACACTTTCGAAGATGTGA